TTATACTACAGAGTGGTAATTTATGGTGTGGGTATTATAGAAAAGTCAATTGGTGATATATTGATACATGAACTTTGGCAATTTTTCATATATGAAATGGATATCACAAGAATTTTAAGATTGTGGATTGAATTCGGTTAGCTTCCCAGCCTGCCGTGGGCTTCCAGTTCATCGGCTACGTATGACAATTCAAGCGATTGGAGGGTGTTCCGCTTCGGCCATCCCGTGTTGGGATCCCAACCCTCGAAATTATAATACCGGGTTTTGAAATCGTCGAATTTATCGCGATCGTGACACCGGTAGCTGACCAAAAGCCAATCCCATTTCCCGTTTTTTCGGCCGGGCAGATAATAGGAACGATGATTAAAAGGACTTGGTTCTTTAACGTTGTAAATATAGTCGGAAAAATGCACCATGTCCCGGTGACGACCCTGCAGAGTCCAGATGGCGTTGTCGAGATTCCATATTTTTCTTCCCATTTCCATACCGTCGACAAAGCTATAATTGTTACCCGTCACATCGTTGAAGAATCGTTGTTCTCCTTCGCCTGTGCACCCCAGATAATCCTTTGTTCGACCACAAACAAATTGCGGCCATTTGTGATCACAATATAGCACGGATTGTTTCCAGAATCGGGTATAGCGTCTCTGCCAGGCTACCAGTTTGATCATATGATCCGAGTAGATGTTCTCATCACTGTAATCGAGCATCAACGGGTCTCCTTGGAAAGGAAACAGCTTGCTGCTAAAGGCGTTCACAAATGATTCGGCGGGTACCGGAACCTTTTTTCCGTGATCTTTGAAAGACTTGGCGTACCAAAATAGTAACGTAAATTCGTGTTCGTTGCAGTCCCGATCGCCCAGGATCGTGCTGTATCCCCAGCAGACCTGACTTCTGGGATCGTAACCATGTTCGGGTAGTCCCCAGTACGGGTACAAAAGCAAACCGGTTTTCAGATCCTGCTCCAACCGCCCCCATCTTTGAGCTGCACGGTAAAATCCCTCGGCCATGTCGTCGCCGATGCCTTCTCGATTGCTGATCATTCCTACGAACTTCTCGGCAAATTCAACTGTACCCAACCTGCTAAAATCAAGGTCGCTGTCGATTTTCCTACCAGGGCCCAGCACGCCCTTTTTAGCCAGCGCTAAAATATAAGGCAGACCGCGCAAAGCTTCATAGGCATTGACACCCTGTTTCTGTAGCAAATCCGTTGCGATGTAAGACGCATTCGTCTGCCTCCAGTGTTTCCTTTTGTCGGCCCAGGTGTAGAAAACCGTTTCGGCGCAGGTCGAATCGGTCCCCATCCCGGATGAATTCCTTTCCTGGCAACCGGCATGGCAGCCCACACATGCGTGAATGCGGGCGTTTTTGTCGCCTTTCCAGAGATAAATAAGCGGCCTTTCCTTGCCGCGTTGATGATCGACATTGAAAGCGTATTCCTTGTTCGCCCAGATACGGGATTCCATCAAGGCGTTCGGATCCGAGACCTTGACGCTGCCCGTTCCGATAACGCTGATAGCTTTGAGGTTTTTCGATCCCCACACACCACCGAATCCCCCTTGGCCCGAAGCGTTGGCTACGTCGTGAATAAGACAGGCGATCCGTCCCAGGTTCTCTCCTGCCGGTCCGATGGTGAGAACGGCCGGTTTTTGGGTCGTTCTGGCCTCGGAATCCTTTCCGCCGACTTTCATCCAGTCGCCAAAGGCCTGGCCTTCCATCACTTCAGCCCATATCTTCTCCTGGGTCTGCCAGGTATCCAAACCCCACAGATGCCCGGCGTCTTTAATCCGGACCTTGTCGTTTCTGATATCGATCCAGACCGGTTTGTCCGCTTTTCCCTCGACAACGATGCCGTCCCAGCCCGCGTATTTTAGCATGGGAGCAAATCTGCCCCCGAAATTGCTCCGGGTAAACCATTCAACGGGGAAAGACTGCACTCCGATTCCTTGCACCTCCGTTCGTGCGGAGGCACCAGGGACCAGGGTTCCGGATAAGGGAGACGTCATAATCGTTACGATGTTTGCGGGCTCGAATCCACTGATGGCCTTGTTCTTTACCAGATCCCAAAAAATGGCCGAACCCATTCCATGCCCCCCGCCCCATTGTTGATATTTTTCGGTATTGATAATAGAAATCTTTCCGGCGGTAAGATTCAGCCTCAGTATTTTACCTGTATATCCATTCATAATATTGGTCTCATAGTAACTCGAAAGTCTTGAGTTCTTCCGTCCTTGCGAGGAGCAAGGCACGGGCGATGTGGCTCCCAGTTATAGATTATGGTCAACGCTGGACGTTTCA
This genomic stretch from Desulfobacterales bacterium harbors:
- a CDS encoding aldehyde ferredoxin oxidoreductase N-terminal domain-containing protein gives rise to the protein MNGYTGKILRLNLTAGKISIINTEKYQQWGGGHGMGSAIFWDLVKNKAISGFEPANIVTIMTSPLSGTLVPGASARTEVQGIGVQSFPVEWFTRSNFGGRFAPMLKYAGWDGIVVEGKADKPVWIDIRNDKVRIKDAGHLWGLDTWQTQEKIWAEVMEGQAFGDWMKVGGKDSEARTTQKPAVLTIGPAGENLGRIACLIHDVANASGQGGFGGVWGSKNLKAISVIGTGSVKVSDPNALMESRIWANKEYAFNVDHQRGKERPLIYLWKGDKNARIHACVGCHAGCQERNSSGMGTDSTCAETVFYTWADKRKHWRQTNASYIATDLLQKQGVNAYEALRGLPYILALAKKGVLGPGRKIDSDLDFSRLGTVEFAEKFVGMISNREGIGDDMAEGFYRAAQRWGRLEQDLKTGLLLYPYWGLPEHGYDPRSQVCWGYSTILGDRDCNEHEFTLLFWYAKSFKDHGKKVPVPAESFVNAFSSKLFPFQGDPLMLDYSDENIYSDHMIKLVAWQRRYTRFWKQSVLYCDHKWPQFVCGRTKDYLGCTGEGEQRFFNDVTGNNYSFVDGMEMGRKIWNLDNAIWTLQGRHRDMVHFSDYIYNVKEPSPFNHRSYYLPGRKNGKWDWLLVSYRCHDRDKFDDFKTRYYNFEGWDPNTGWPKRNTLQSLELSYVADELEAHGRLGS